From one bacterium Scap17 genomic stretch:
- a CDS encoding pseudouridine synthase, with protein MRLDKFLTETTDLSRSDAKKVVHRGDVTVDGEVVKNTASAVKDGMRVEWNGEHLELMGLRYLMLYKPANVECTSKPGLYERAHDLIDLPNVERLSIVGRLDVDTTGLVLMTDDGQWNHRVTSPKKACAKRYRVTLARPLEGDELARAVEDFEHGLMLDGEEKPTRPARLEMETATVGLLWITEGRYHQVKRMFAAIGNHVEALHREAIGAVELDPELEPGECRFLRPEEIASF; from the coding sequence ATGCGCCTGGACAAATTCCTTACCGAAACCACGGATCTCAGCCGTAGCGATGCCAAGAAGGTCGTGCACCGCGGCGATGTCACCGTGGATGGTGAGGTAGTCAAGAACACCGCGAGCGCCGTCAAGGACGGCATGCGCGTCGAATGGAATGGCGAGCACCTGGAGCTGATGGGGCTGCGCTATCTGATGCTGTACAAGCCGGCCAATGTGGAATGCACCAGCAAGCCGGGCCTCTATGAGCGCGCGCATGACCTGATCGATCTGCCCAATGTCGAGCGCCTGAGCATCGTTGGGCGTCTCGATGTCGACACCACCGGCCTGGTGCTGATGACGGATGACGGCCAGTGGAACCATCGTGTCACCTCGCCCAAGAAGGCCTGTGCCAAGCGCTATCGCGTCACCCTGGCGCGCCCGCTGGAAGGCGATGAGCTGGCGCGCGCCGTGGAGGACTTCGAGCACGGCCTGATGCTGGATGGGGAAGAGAAGCCGACGCGTCCGGCGCGTCTCGAGATGGAAACCGCCACCGTGGGTCTGCTGTGGATCACCGAAGGCCGTTATCACCAGGTGAAGCGCATGTTCGCGGCCATCGGCAATCACGTCGAAGCCCTGCATCGCGAAGCCATCGGGGCTGTCGAGCTGGACCCGGAGCTGGAGCCGGGCGAATGCCGTTTCCTGCGTCCGGAAGAGATCGCCAGCTTCTGA
- a CDS encoding AAA family ATPase, with product MRRFVSPPVEHFDRLRQPLTKGERIVFDLFNETLAPEWEIYIQPHLNGLRPDFVLMNPAVGIAVFEVKDWNLDAMRYWVEDRPGRAPQLWASDGRKEFSIHSQNPVEKIFKYKNEIHELYCPRLNAKAGFATITAGIIFPFANTEDVQKLLRPCLDYRGMLGWPQYNPVSGAEAITESRVHQVFPESRRLTSRFMSDEQADDMRNWLIEPDFSAAQREIIELDSNQRSYVTSRTQSGYRRIKGPAGSGKSLILGARAAQLLGEGKEVLVVTFNITLLHYLMDVAVRWPNSKGRTRQDITWLNFHAWCKRVCLDSDHEKEYLDLWRGAEEVLRDEDSVLRFRLPALVGSCIDSDTDELVQRYDAVLVDEGQDFLPSWWNVLRKVCRDGGEMLLVADATQDVYGTAHSWTDEAMTGAGFLGGRWAELQTCYRLPPSALQVARNFASKYLPPDTVDLPNGPQGELDLYPCALRWVQTTPMRAVEVCLEEILQMAPRATNAILAIPDITFLTGSQKMGASVVNALEAKGIHAVHTYSADKKESRRRKMGFYMGDARVKATTLHSFKGWEARAIVIFVGEKTSGQTLALIYAGLTRLKRHEEGSFLTVVSCAGELIEFGKSWDAYEER from the coding sequence ATGAGACGATTTGTTTCACCACCAGTAGAACATTTTGATCGATTGCGGCAGCCACTCACTAAAGGTGAGCGAATAGTATTCGACTTGTTCAATGAGACGCTTGCGCCTGAGTGGGAAATTTACATTCAGCCTCACCTTAATGGTTTGCGTCCAGATTTTGTTTTGATGAACCCTGCTGTTGGAATTGCCGTCTTCGAAGTAAAGGACTGGAATCTAGACGCAATGCGCTATTGGGTAGAGGACCGGCCCGGTAGAGCTCCCCAGCTATGGGCATCTGATGGTAGAAAGGAGTTTTCAATTCACAGCCAAAATCCGGTTGAAAAGATATTTAAGTACAAAAATGAAATACATGAACTTTATTGTCCTAGATTAAATGCAAAGGCTGGTTTTGCTACGATTACCGCTGGAATCATTTTCCCATTCGCCAATACAGAAGATGTCCAGAAACTTTTACGTCCTTGTCTGGATTATCGAGGAATGCTTGGATGGCCTCAGTACAATCCCGTATCTGGTGCTGAAGCCATAACTGAAAGTAGAGTTCATCAGGTCTTTCCTGAAAGTCGCCGACTAACTTCTAGATTTATGAGCGATGAGCAGGCTGATGACATGCGAAATTGGTTGATAGAGCCCGATTTTTCTGCTGCTCAAAGGGAAATCATAGAGTTGGATTCAAATCAAAGATCGTATGTAACTTCTAGAACTCAGTCAGGCTACAGGAGAATCAAGGGACCGGCTGGTTCTGGGAAATCCTTGATCCTTGGTGCTCGCGCGGCACAACTTCTCGGTGAAGGTAAAGAAGTTCTTGTTGTTACTTTTAATATCACTCTACTACACTATTTAATGGATGTTGCTGTTAGATGGCCAAACTCGAAGGGGCGTACGAGGCAGGATATCACCTGGTTGAATTTCCATGCATGGTGTAAGCGAGTTTGTTTGGATTCAGATCACGAAAAAGAGTATCTCGATCTATGGCGCGGTGCCGAAGAAGTATTACGAGATGAAGATAGTGTGTTGCGGTTTCGCCTGCCTGCATTGGTAGGAAGCTGTATTGATTCGGATACTGATGAACTGGTTCAGCGCTACGATGCTGTTCTGGTAGATGAGGGGCAGGACTTCTTGCCGTCGTGGTGGAATGTACTTCGTAAAGTGTGTCGGGATGGCGGTGAAATGCTGCTTGTGGCCGACGCCACGCAAGATGTATACGGAACCGCTCATTCATGGACCGATGAGGCTATGACGGGCGCGGGATTTCTTGGTGGTCGTTGGGCAGAGTTACAAACTTGCTACAGGCTGCCGCCTTCTGCTTTACAAGTGGCAAGAAATTTTGCCAGTAAATATTTACCACCAGACACCGTCGACTTGCCTAATGGCCCGCAAGGAGAGCTCGATTTATACCCGTGTGCATTACGATGGGTCCAAACTACTCCTATGCGTGCAGTTGAGGTATGCCTCGAAGAAATCCTTCAGATGGCACCGCGTGCTACTAATGCTATTTTGGCGATTCCTGATATCACGTTTTTAACGGGCAGCCAGAAGATGGGTGCTTCTGTTGTGAATGCTTTGGAGGCTAAAGGCATCCATGCGGTGCATACGTACAGCGCTGACAAGAAGGAATCACGCAGACGCAAAATGGGTTTCTATATGGGGGATGCAAGAGTAAAGGCGACGACTCTTCATAGCTTTAAAGGATGGGAAGCTCGTGCCATTGTTATTTTTGTGGGCGAGAAGACTAGCGGACAAACACTTGCTCTGATTTATGCCGGACTTACAAGGCTTAAGCGGCATGAAGAAGGAAGCTTTTTGACCGTGGTCTCTTGTGCAGGCGAGCTAATAGAGTTCGGAAAGTCATGGGATGCTTATGAAGAGCGATAG
- a CDS encoding LysR family transcriptional regulator, with product MPLFRCFAVEMNWLEDFLTLAVTRNFSRAATLRNVTQPAFSRRIRNLEYWVGATLIDRSLFPVGLTPAGESFQRTAQDALSVLRVGRDEALGFVPKIEEVVSISASHTLAVSFFVDWHEQLQNRLGNLKARIVPDHVAGCVDALISGNCDLMLAYNSPLLPTLTDIVRYPSIVLGSERLVPVSAVDDAGQALYSLDSDTPQPYLCYSSDSYLGRLTALIIGRQNLAARLNFRYECSMSDVLKRGALAGSGIAWVPERAVRDELAAGRLVIISDDSHTAPLDICLFRHAEHDQRVAERIWQACLTDEDEALESE from the coding sequence ATGCCTCTCTTCAGGTGCTTTGCCGTGGAAATGAACTGGCTGGAAGACTTCCTCACCCTGGCGGTGACGCGTAATTTCTCGCGCGCCGCCACCCTGCGCAACGTGACGCAACCGGCCTTCAGCCGTCGTATTCGCAATCTGGAATACTGGGTCGGCGCCACCCTGATCGACCGCAGCCTGTTCCCCGTCGGCCTGACTCCCGCGGGCGAATCCTTCCAGCGCACCGCCCAGGATGCGCTCTCGGTATTGCGCGTCGGCCGTGATGAGGCGCTCGGCTTCGTGCCCAAGATAGAAGAAGTCGTCTCGATTTCCGCCTCGCACACGCTGGCGGTCAGCTTCTTCGTCGACTGGCATGAACAGCTGCAAAACCGACTGGGCAATCTCAAGGCACGCATCGTGCCCGACCACGTCGCCGGCTGTGTCGATGCCCTGATCAGCGGCAATTGTGATCTGATGCTGGCCTACAACAGCCCGCTACTGCCTACGCTCACCGACATCGTGCGCTATCCCTCCATCGTGCTCGGCTCCGAGCGGCTGGTGCCCGTCAGTGCCGTCGATGACGCTGGCCAGGCACTTTACTCCCTCGACAGCGACACGCCGCAACCCTACCTCTGCTACTCCAGTGACAGCTATCTCGGCCGACTGACCGCACTGATCATCGGACGCCAGAACCTCGCCGCGCGTCTCAACTTCCGCTACGAATGCTCGATGTCTGACGTGCTCAAGCGTGGCGCACTCGCCGGTAGCGGCATCGCCTGGGTGCCGGAGCGCGCCGTGCGCGACGAGCTGGCCGCCGGGCGCCTCGTCATCATCAGCGATGACAGCCACACCGCGCCGCTGGATATCTGCCTCTTCCGCCACGCCGAGCACGACCAGCGCGTGGCCGAACGCATCTGGCAAGCCTGTCTGACCGACGAAGACGAGGCCCTCGAATCAGAATGA
- a CDS encoding Abi family protein, protein MQVGDESAALEYLERVGYYRLSAYWYSFRVFETAGHDQHDRPVTQATDQFVPDTQFIDAVRLYLFDKELRLRLTDALERIEIALRVDIAYLLGGSDAFAHLHRATFHPSFARRKSGRDSRDSFEKWQERCEGMERRSKEDFVKHYRQKHGPRLPIWVSVETWDFGTLSQLFAMMKVPDQIRIAQKYGIQDWKVFQSWLRSLNYLRNVCAHHSRLWNRNVVDQPRLPKQGEVPWCDEFRDAKRLARPFLLLSIVRHMALMVCPETEWHRRLQAHLEAFPVPHSRRGLTLEDMGAPPGWERWWG, encoded by the coding sequence ATGCAGGTCGGCGATGAAAGCGCCGCTTTGGAATATCTGGAGCGCGTCGGTTACTACCGACTAAGCGCCTATTGGTATTCCTTCCGAGTCTTCGAGACGGCCGGTCATGACCAACATGACCGGCCAGTCACCCAAGCAACGGATCAGTTCGTTCCCGACACCCAGTTCATCGATGCGGTGCGGCTATACCTCTTCGACAAGGAGCTTCGGCTGCGCCTGACCGATGCCCTGGAACGTATCGAGATCGCGCTGCGAGTGGATATCGCCTACCTATTGGGCGGGAGCGATGCCTTCGCACACCTGCACCGCGCCACCTTCCATCCCTCCTTCGCCCGCCGCAAATCCGGTCGTGACTCGCGCGACAGCTTCGAGAAGTGGCAGGAGCGCTGCGAAGGTATGGAGCGACGCTCAAAGGAAGACTTCGTCAAGCACTATCGGCAAAAGCACGGGCCGCGGCTGCCGATCTGGGTCTCCGTCGAGACTTGGGACTTCGGCACCCTCTCGCAGCTCTTCGCCATGATGAAGGTGCCAGACCAGATACGGATCGCTCAGAAATACGGCATTCAAGACTGGAAGGTCTTCCAGAGCTGGCTTCGCTCGCTGAATTATCTGCGTAACGTCTGCGCACACCACAGCCGGCTCTGGAACCGCAATGTCGTTGACCAGCCAAGGCTGCCCAAGCAAGGTGAGGTACCGTGGTGCGATGAATTCAGGGACGCAAAGCGCCTTGCCCGCCCCTTCCTGCTATTGAGTATCGTGCGGCACATGGCGTTGATGGTCTGCCCCGAAACCGAGTGGCATCGACGTCTACAGGCACATCTGGAGGCTTTCCCGGTGCCTCATTCCAGACGAGGGCTAACGCTGGAGGACATGGGAGCTCCACCGGGCTGGGAGCGCTGGTGGGGATGA
- a CDS encoding dicarboxylate/amino acid:cation symporter — MADSGSSSAPIPRSPGPIARFLSPWTRLALWKQIFIALILGLGLGIVLNQTGRADIAADIKPLGDLFIRGIKMLIVPLVFISLVTGVASLNNLSKIGRLSVKTLVLYLGMTAVAITIGLGLATVFQPGVGIDLGSAANVEVREAPTAVDTLLGLVPTNAVEAFAEGNVLQIIVFAILFGLSITLVGEKARPVRVFFESAAEIIYRMTSIIIAFTPYGVFALMTWVAGTYGLAMLAPLAKVIGIVYLGCFVHAIVVYGGMLRFLARLNPLRYFQGSVEPIMLAFTSTSSSGTLPVTMMAAEQNLGVKRGVSSFVLPLGATINMDGTALYQGVCALFIAQAYGVDLGMTEYVTIIMTATLGSIGTAGVPGAGLIMLSLVLTSVGLPLEGVAIIAGIDRVLDMARTGLNVAGDCAVSCLVAKSEGELDEQVFNTPHVMRSELS; from the coding sequence ATGGCTGATTCAGGTTCTTCCTCCGCCCCGATACCCCGCTCTCCCGGGCCCATTGCGCGCTTTCTGTCTCCCTGGACAAGACTGGCGCTGTGGAAGCAGATCTTCATCGCACTGATTCTGGGCCTGGGGCTGGGCATCGTGCTCAACCAGACCGGGCGCGCCGATATCGCCGCCGATATCAAACCGCTGGGTGACCTGTTCATCCGCGGCATCAAGATGCTGATCGTGCCGCTGGTCTTCATCTCGCTGGTCACTGGCGTGGCCTCGCTCAACAACCTCTCCAAGATCGGGCGCCTGAGCGTCAAGACGCTGGTGCTCTATCTGGGCATGACGGCGGTCGCCATCACCATCGGCCTGGGGCTGGCCACCGTCTTCCAGCCGGGTGTCGGGATCGACCTGGGCAGCGCGGCCAATGTCGAGGTGCGTGAAGCGCCGACCGCCGTCGATACGCTGCTCGGGCTGGTGCCGACCAATGCCGTCGAAGCCTTCGCCGAAGGCAATGTACTGCAGATCATCGTCTTTGCGATCCTGTTTGGCCTCTCCATCACGCTGGTGGGGGAGAAAGCCCGTCCGGTACGCGTGTTCTTCGAGTCCGCAGCGGAAATCATCTATCGCATGACCAGCATCATCATCGCCTTCACCCCCTACGGTGTCTTCGCCCTGATGACCTGGGTGGCCGGTACCTATGGCCTGGCGATGCTCGCGCCGCTGGCCAAGGTGATCGGCATCGTCTATCTGGGCTGCTTCGTGCATGCCATCGTGGTCTATGGCGGCATGCTGCGCTTTCTGGCGCGCTTGAACCCGCTGCGCTATTTCCAGGGCAGTGTCGAGCCGATCATGCTCGCCTTCACCAGCACCTCCAGTTCCGGCACCTTGCCGGTGACCATGATGGCCGCCGAGCAGAATCTGGGCGTCAAGCGGGGTGTCTCGAGCTTCGTGCTGCCGCTGGGCGCGACCATCAACATGGATGGCACCGCGCTGTACCAGGGCGTCTGCGCGCTGTTCATCGCCCAGGCCTATGGCGTTGATCTGGGCATGACCGAATACGTCACCATCATCATGACCGCGACGCTGGGCTCCATCGGTACCGCCGGTGTGCCGGGAGCCGGCTTGATCATGCTCTCGCTGGTGCTGACCTCCGTCGGCCTGCCGCTGGAAGGGGTCGCCATCATCGCCGGCATCGATCGTGTGCTCGACATGGCACGTACCGGCCTCAACGTGGCGGGCGACTGCGCCGTCAGCTGCCTGGTCGCCAAGAGCGAAGGCGAGCTGGACGAGCAAGTCTTCAATACGCCCCACGTCATGCGCTCAGAGCTCAGTTGA
- a CDS encoding aspartate/glutamate racemase family protein: protein MERPNAPSHKASPSVVRYGVVGGLGAIGSADVLLKTVRAAQYCKPPGGVDIAFEQRHFDDGPGIAAEAYDPLRRKFYVYNVLKDMQGKVENAMVPCFLSHTFLAEITPEISVNVVDIFDALLARIRRDYPEVRKIGVLTSSYVRASGIFEQRFGEPEATMAVTDATQDGNLVAGDGLEVIYPDATLQRNALMQAIYGASGIKSGHHGGECLQLLLEACDGLVSQGAEIIVPGLSEIPVLMESLQPLVPVPLLDSNLIYAEYALGVDRERENRNFKLGVLGGVGPAATVDFMRKVVSLTRAERDQDHLKMVVEQNPQIPDRTANLIGKGEDPSIPMLATCQRLEADGANAIAIPCNTAHAFVARIQPYIGIPIINMLTAVVDHIAAMQAPVARVGLIATSGTVISRVYHDIIEASGRETLVPDARCQTQVMEAIYGHHGVKAGHTAGECSEHLQAAISHLLARGAEVIILGCTELPLIELDAALRERVALLDPAEILAQRCVALAQAEA from the coding sequence ATGGAACGCCCCAACGCACCTTCACATAAAGCCAGCCCCTCTGTCGTCCGCTACGGCGTCGTGGGCGGCCTGGGGGCGATCGGCAGCGCGGATGTCCTGCTCAAGACGGTGCGCGCGGCGCAGTACTGCAAGCCACCGGGCGGGGTGGATATCGCCTTCGAGCAACGTCACTTCGATGACGGGCCGGGAATCGCCGCGGAGGCCTATGACCCGCTGCGACGCAAGTTCTACGTCTACAACGTGCTCAAGGATATGCAGGGCAAGGTCGAGAACGCAATGGTGCCATGCTTTCTCTCGCATACCTTCCTGGCCGAGATCACCCCGGAAATCAGCGTCAACGTCGTCGATATCTTCGATGCGCTGCTGGCGCGCATTCGCCGCGACTATCCCGAGGTGCGCAAGATCGGCGTGCTGACCTCAAGCTACGTGCGCGCCTCCGGTATCTTCGAGCAGCGCTTCGGGGAGCCGGAGGCCACGATGGCTGTCACGGATGCCACGCAAGACGGTAACCTCGTGGCAGGTGATGGCCTCGAGGTCATCTACCCCGATGCCACGCTGCAGCGTAATGCCCTGATGCAGGCCATCTATGGGGCCAGCGGCATCAAGAGTGGCCATCATGGTGGTGAGTGTCTGCAACTGTTGCTCGAGGCCTGTGATGGCCTGGTCAGTCAGGGCGCGGAGATCATCGTGCCGGGCCTGAGCGAGATTCCGGTGCTGATGGAGTCGCTGCAGCCGCTGGTGCCGGTGCCCTTGCTCGACTCCAACCTCATCTACGCCGAATACGCATTGGGCGTGGACCGCGAGCGCGAGAATCGCAACTTCAAGCTTGGCGTGCTCGGTGGGGTAGGGCCGGCGGCCACGGTGGACTTCATGCGCAAGGTGGTCAGCCTGACGCGTGCCGAGCGCGATCAGGACCACCTCAAGATGGTGGTGGAGCAGAATCCGCAGATTCCCGATCGCACCGCCAATCTGATCGGCAAGGGCGAAGACCCGAGCATCCCGATGCTCGCGACCTGTCAGCGGCTGGAGGCCGATGGCGCCAATGCCATCGCGATTCCCTGCAATACCGCGCATGCCTTCGTGGCGCGTATCCAGCCCTATATCGGCATCCCGATCATTAACATGCTGACGGCGGTGGTCGATCATATCGCGGCGATGCAGGCGCCGGTGGCGCGGGTCGGGTTGATCGCGACCAGCGGCACCGTGATCAGTCGGGTCTACCACGACATCATCGAGGCCTCGGGGCGTGAAACGCTGGTGCCCGATGCGCGCTGTCAGACCCAGGTGATGGAGGCGATCTACGGGCATCACGGCGTGAAGGCGGGCCATACGGCAGGGGAGTGCAGCGAGCATCTGCAGGCTGCCATTTCCCACCTGCTGGCGCGGGGCGCAGAAGTGATCATCCTGGGCTGTACCGAGCTTCCGTTGATCGAGCTCGATGCGGCACTGCGTGAGCGGGTAGCGCTGCTCGACCCCGCGGAAATTCTCGCGCAGCGCTGTGTGGCACTGGCGCAAGCCGAGGCCTGA
- a CDS encoding IS30 family transposase, producing the protein MEYRQLTQTQRYQIHARYDLGMSQRQIGRELNLHSSTISREIRRNATANGYDPEQAQILSDHRRRTANKWTKRLPGMMAAVADRLREEWSPQQISGFMAPLAGVSVSHQWIYSLIWDDKARGGDLWRHLRQPKRRNKHRTHAKSAGLGKIPNRVGIEHRPDEIDDRRFIGHWEGDTVIQGHKQSGLVTLVERRSGYLLAARLPKISAELTQAAMIRLLKPRRGAVQTITLDNGSEFAGHEAVAKAVTAAMYFCDPYCSGQRGTNENTNGLIRQYFPKGTDFRQVSNAELRKVVEKLNDRPRKRLGYRTPAQVFLGEYSGGLDTAGAALIA; encoded by the coding sequence ATGGAATACCGACAGCTGACCCAGACCCAACGATATCAGATCCACGCCCGTTATGACTTGGGCATGAGCCAGCGCCAGATCGGCAGGGAGCTGAACCTCCACAGCAGCACGATCAGCCGTGAAATTCGCCGTAACGCCACCGCTAATGGCTATGATCCCGAGCAGGCTCAGATACTCAGTGATCATCGGCGCCGCACTGCTAACAAGTGGACAAAGCGCCTTCCAGGCATGATGGCCGCCGTTGCCGATCGGCTACGTGAGGAGTGGAGCCCACAGCAAATCAGTGGCTTCATGGCGCCCTTGGCTGGCGTTAGTGTCAGTCATCAATGGATCTACTCCTTGATCTGGGACGACAAGGCACGGGGTGGTGACCTTTGGCGGCATCTCCGTCAGCCTAAACGCCGCAATAAGCACCGCACGCACGCCAAGAGCGCCGGGTTGGGCAAGATCCCCAATCGAGTCGGTATCGAGCACCGCCCAGATGAGATTGATGACCGGCGCTTCATCGGCCACTGGGAGGGCGATACCGTGATACAGGGGCACAAGCAATCAGGCCTTGTCACGCTGGTCGAGCGTCGCAGTGGCTATTTACTGGCGGCACGATTGCCCAAGATCTCGGCCGAGTTGACACAAGCAGCCATGATCCGCTTGTTGAAGCCGCGTCGGGGAGCGGTCCAGACGATCACACTGGACAATGGATCGGAATTCGCTGGCCACGAAGCGGTGGCCAAGGCCGTGACGGCGGCGATGTACTTCTGCGATCCCTACTGCTCTGGACAGCGTGGGACCAACGAGAATACGAATGGCCTGATACGGCAGTACTTCCCCAAAGGAACGGATTTTCGTCAGGTCAGCAATGCAGAGCTACGCAAGGTGGTCGAAAAGCTGAATGACCGTCCTCGAAAGCGACTCGGCTACCGGACACCGGCGCAGGTGTTTCTAGGGGAATACTCAGGAGGGCTGGATACTGCAGGTGCTGCGCTTATTGCTTGA
- a CDS encoding ABC transporter substrate-binding protein, with product MKPLPLRMALAGSGLLLATLSAPATAAEDASVVFAAPPWPGVTMKTEIASEIFEALGYSPTTRQLGAQITYEGISLGEVDVYLAAWLPGQSTMYDAAMAKDAMVDFGNNVNGARANFAVPRYVAEAGVTSLHDVDKPEFADKFEKTIYSIEIGSGSSEIANRAVDEDIYGLGDWDLKESSTAGMLGTVANAIKRDEWVMFVGWTPHWMGVEYDMVFLDDPEDLWGPGGGKSDVRTLANKKWSEAHPNASVFLDQISFTSEEQSELIYGYGKEERPQEEVAGTWMKANPGKVKAWLDGVTTRDGEPAWPAVKEALGLPEA from the coding sequence ATGAAACCCCTGCCGCTGCGCATGGCGTTGGCGGGCAGTGGTCTGCTGCTGGCAACGCTGTCAGCGCCGGCGACTGCCGCGGAAGACGCCAGTGTCGTGTTCGCGGCGCCGCCGTGGCCGGGCGTGACCATGAAGACCGAGATTGCCTCCGAAATCTTCGAGGCGCTGGGCTATTCTCCCACCACCCGCCAACTGGGCGCGCAGATCACCTACGAAGGCATCTCGCTCGGTGAGGTCGATGTCTACCTGGCCGCCTGGTTGCCGGGGCAGAGCACCATGTACGATGCAGCGATGGCAAAGGACGCCATGGTCGACTTCGGCAATAACGTGAACGGTGCACGGGCCAATTTCGCCGTACCGCGTTATGTGGCTGAAGCCGGTGTCACTTCACTGCATGATGTCGACAAGCCGGAATTTGCCGACAAGTTCGAAAAGACCATCTATTCCATCGAGATCGGCTCGGGTTCCAGTGAAATCGCCAACCGTGCCGTCGATGAGGATATCTATGGCCTCGGCGATTGGGACCTCAAGGAGTCTTCCACTGCCGGCATGCTTGGAACAGTCGCCAATGCCATCAAGCGTGATGAGTGGGTCATGTTCGTCGGCTGGACTCCGCACTGGATGGGCGTCGAATACGACATGGTCTTCCTCGATGATCCAGAAGACCTGTGGGGGCCGGGCGGCGGCAAGAGTGACGTGAGAACTCTGGCCAACAAGAAATGGTCTGAAGCGCATCCCAATGCCTCCGTCTTCCTGGATCAGATCTCCTTTACCTCCGAGGAGCAGAGTGAACTCATCTATGGCTATGGCAAGGAAGAGCGCCCGCAGGAAGAGGTGGCGGGAACATGGATGAAGGCCAATCCGGGCAAGGTCAAGGCCTGGCTGGATGGCGTGACCACCCGTGATGGCGAACCTGCCTGGCCGGCCGTCAAGGAGGCACTTGGCCTGCCGGAGGCATGA
- a CDS encoding nitrilase family protein: MTTQPQATSPQASAGDASRGATLRVSLVQTDLRWEDPAENCRLLGEQLDAAGLVLGADGRNVATDLIVLPEMFATGFTMNSREMAQPMESSESVDWLKAQAITRGCVMTGSIAVLDDGECYNRMLWATPDGEVSHYDKRHLFRMAGEHERYGMGYERVLVELNGFRIQLSVCYDLRFPTWLRQRPVIGGVSAAETAADSAFEYDLLLCVANWPGVRRHPWRTLLQARAIENLAYVVGVNRVGDDANGLHYTGDSMVCDFKGEPILDPAPDQPFIETVTLERGALDEFRTKFPAWMDADHFTLEA; encoded by the coding sequence GTGTCAGCCTGGTGCAGACGGACCTGCGCTGGGAAGACCCGGCGGAGAACTGCCGTCTGCTCGGCGAGCAGCTGGATGCCGCTGGCCTGGTCTTGGGCGCCGATGGCCGCAATGTCGCAACCGATCTGATCGTGCTGCCCGAGATGTTCGCCACCGGCTTCACCATGAATTCGCGTGAGATGGCGCAGCCGATGGAGTCCAGCGAGAGCGTCGACTGGCTCAAGGCGCAGGCCATCACCCGTGGTTGCGTGATGACCGGCAGCATCGCGGTGCTGGATGACGGCGAGTGTTACAACCGCATGCTGTGGGCCACGCCCGACGGTGAGGTGTCGCATTACGACAAGCGCCATCTGTTCCGCATGGCCGGTGAGCATGAGCGTTATGGCATGGGTTATGAGCGGGTGCTGGTCGAGCTCAACGGCTTTCGGATCCAGCTCTCTGTCTGCTATGACCTGCGCTTCCCGACCTGGCTGCGTCAGCGTCCCGTCATCGGTGGCGTGAGTGCTGCCGAGACCGCCGCCGACAGCGCCTTTGAATATGACCTGCTGCTGTGCGTGGCCAACTGGCCGGGCGTACGGCGTCATCCCTGGCGCACGCTGCTGCAGGCGCGCGCCATCGAGAATCTGGCCTATGTGGTGGGCGTCAACCGTGTGGGTGACGACGCCAACGGGCTGCACTATACCGGCGACTCCATGGTCTGCGACTTCAAGGGCGAGCCCATCCTCGACCCCGCGCCAGACCAGCCCTTCATCGAGACCGTGACGCTTGAACGCGGCGCGCTCGACGAGTTTCGAACCAAGTTTCCGGCGTGGATGGACGCCGATCATTTCACTCTGGAGGCCTGA
- a CDS encoding IS30 family transposase codes for MCQPKLPNKHRTPPKNAGLGKIPNRVGIEHRPDEVDDRRFIGHWEGVTVIQGHKQSGLVALIERRSGYLLAERLPRISAELMQAAMIRLLKPRRGAVQTITLDNGSEAQALRETNLDSGTIGNAEF; via the coding sequence ATTTGTCAGCCCAAACTCCCCAATAAGCACCGCACGCCCCCCAAGAACGCCGGATTGGGCAAGATCCCCAACCGAGTCGGTATCGAGCACCGCCCAGATGAGGTTGATGACCGGCGCTTCATCGGCCACTGGGAAGGCGTCACCGTGATACAGGGCCACAAGCAATCAGGCCTTGTCGCGTTGATCGAGCGTCGCAGTGGCTATTTACTGGCGGAACGACTGCCCAGGATCTCGGCAGAGTTGATGCAAGCAGCCATGATCCGCTTGTTAAAGCCGCGTCGAGGAGCGGTCCAGACCATTACGCTGGACAATGGCTCAGAGGCTCAGGCCTTGAGAGAGACAAACCTGGATAGTGGCACGATCGGTAATGCTGAGTTCTGA